Proteins encoded together in one Pseudomonadota bacterium window:
- a CDS encoding MarR family transcriptional regulator — MKYRGDQKERLALSTFVKLSRAGETISALVHGPLGAEKLTVSQFGVLEALYHLGPMCQKEIAAKILKSTANLTTVIDNLEKRELVLRTRNQDDRRYFTIALTGDGEELMKNIFPGHAKRIAGAMGNLTAEEQKQLGILCKKLAGKL, encoded by the coding sequence ATGAAATATCGTGGTGATCAAAAGGAGAGGTTGGCGTTAAGCACTTTCGTGAAGCTTTCCAGGGCCGGAGAGACGATTTCCGCACTGGTGCACGGGCCGCTGGGCGCCGAAAAACTGACGGTGAGCCAGTTCGGTGTTCTTGAAGCCTTGTACCATCTTGGGCCGATGTGCCAGAAGGAGATCGCGGCAAAGATCCTGAAAAGCACGGCCAACCTGACCACCGTGATCGACAATCTGGAAAAGCGGGAACTGGTTCTTCGCACCCGCAATCAGGACGACCGGAGATATTTCACCATTGCCCTGACGGGCGATGGGGAGGAGTTGATGAAAAATATTTTTCCGGGCCATGCGAAGCGGATTGCCGGGGCGATGGGCAATCTCACCGCCGAGGAGCAGAAACAGCTGGGAATTCTGTGCAAGAAACTTGCTGGAAAATTATAA